In bacterium, the following are encoded in one genomic region:
- a CDS encoding class I SAM-dependent methyltransferase, which produces MTAALPDPSGLWRNSRALEHARQAALTFARNELRHRREASAESTAQVMAAAHTGHWQAQLFHDELAPIIDTLPAGFCATEIGAGMGWVAALVAARRAESVLGIEPSWRGSTPHNIGNIYTLYRLAEREPLLKDSLRFDRDDEGNLTAITFPPNLTFAEAWAEALPVATGSQDFLYTVNCLEHIRGTAEHFAECARALRLGGMYYAVTEPLYFSAMGHHLDDIFPVPWGHLLWRPAELAEIVVREAGEGREWAPGEPLQAHHVQRILEEDLNFMPPSRLRGVLRHGPWKVRGWVDIVHELHRNLARELRLGEALRGVGPDELLLAGLRMRLERADRGEPWRPLWWLSHSARRRLTRLRRGS; this is translated from the coding sequence ATGACGGCTGCACTTCCCGATCCAAGTGGACTATGGCGCAACTCTCGCGCGCTCGAGCATGCGCGCCAGGCCGCCTTGACATTTGCGCGCAACGAACTGCGGCATCGCCGTGAAGCTTCTGCTGAATCGACCGCGCAAGTCATGGCGGCTGCTCACACAGGGCATTGGCAGGCGCAGTTGTTCCACGACGAACTCGCACCCATCATCGATACATTGCCTGCCGGATTCTGTGCGACAGAGATCGGAGCCGGCATGGGGTGGGTGGCCGCTCTGGTTGCTGCCCGCAGGGCAGAGTCCGTACTCGGTATTGAACCTTCCTGGCGTGGATCCACGCCGCACAACATCGGCAATATATATACGCTGTATCGCCTTGCGGAGAGAGAGCCTTTGCTGAAGGACTCGCTTCGCTTCGATCGCGACGATGAAGGCAATCTGACCGCCATTACATTTCCCCCGAATCTCACTTTTGCCGAAGCCTGGGCAGAAGCATTGCCCGTCGCGACGGGCAGCCAGGACTTCCTCTATACGGTCAATTGCCTCGAGCACATTCGCGGAACGGCAGAGCACTTCGCTGAATGCGCGCGTGCATTGCGTCTCGGTGGGATGTATTACGCAGTAACCGAGCCGTTGTATTTCTCCGCGATGGGGCATCACCTGGACGATATCTTTCCAGTGCCTTGGGGGCATCTTCTGTGGAGACCCGCAGAACTCGCTGAGATCGTCGTTCGCGAAGCGGGGGAGGGGCGCGAGTGGGCGCCGGGCGAGCCGCTGCAGGCGCATCACGTTCAGCGAATCCTCGAAGAGGACCTGAACTTCATGCCTCCGAGCCGATTGCGCGGTGTTTTGCGTCATGGTCCGTGGAAAGTCCGTGGCTGGGTTGACATCGTCCACGAACTGCACCGGAATCTCGCACGGGAACTGCGCCTGGGCGAGGCGCTCCGTGGCGTCGGGCCGGACGAACTGCTTCTGGCCGGTTTGCGGATGCGACTGGAGCGAGCGGATCGCGGCGAGCCATGGCGGCCCCTTTGGTGGTTGAGTCACAGTGCGCGCCGGCGATTGACGCGGCTGAGGCGCGGCAGCTAA
- a CDS encoding riboflavin synthase — protein MSDPLPWQILRMFTGLIQHVGSLLELRPRGGGYELVIEAIGFIDRFLDGESIAVDGCCLTVESFSQDRFVAFASPETLQRTTLSDRKIGDALNLERALALGDRLGGHMVSGHVDGTGSLREARNLGESWEVWVNAPLDILDQCIRKGSIAIDGISLTIVEIDESGLSAAVIPETWERTTLSRRRPGQRVNLETDMIGKYVRRTLEQMGIAEGQTRLADVWKNFRS, from the coding sequence GTGTCGGACCCATTGCCGTGGCAGATTCTGCGCATGTTTACCGGGCTGATCCAGCATGTTGGAAGTCTCCTGGAGCTCCGCCCCCGCGGCGGAGGGTACGAGCTTGTCATTGAAGCCATTGGATTTATTGATCGTTTCCTCGATGGGGAGAGCATCGCGGTGGATGGATGCTGTCTGACCGTGGAATCTTTCTCCCAGGATCGATTCGTGGCTTTTGCCTCTCCGGAGACGCTGCAGCGAACCACGCTCTCCGATCGGAAGATCGGAGATGCACTTAACCTGGAGCGGGCGCTGGCGCTGGGGGATCGGCTGGGTGGACACATGGTCTCAGGCCATGTGGACGGCACTGGCTCCCTGCGCGAAGCCCGAAATCTTGGGGAATCCTGGGAGGTCTGGGTGAACGCGCCGCTGGATATTTTGGACCAGTGCATTCGCAAAGGTTCCATCGCAATCGACGGGATCAGTCTGACGATTGTTGAGATCGACGAGAGTGGTCTGTCCGCAGCCGTGATCCCGGAAACCTGGGAGCGGACGACGCTCTCGCGTCGCCGGCCTGGCCAGCGCGTGAACCTGGAAACCGATATGATCGGCAAGTATGTCCGGCGAACCCTGGAGCAGATGGGAATCGCGGAAGGGCAGACGCGCCTTGCCGACGTTTGGAAGAACTTCCGAAGCTGA
- a CDS encoding OB-fold nucleic acid binding domain-containing protein, with protein MAKNLDLKTREEEDVMRMHTLREKNSPGAGHGRRTHRGGAHSVVTLSSIIAMAFMLIGGALSAQAQNPQAGTQANQGQSSPPPAIQWTSLSETETLPLQSHVFIRAKLVSLVPPDPGSKQPYSMYISDNTGTQRAVIWQNIWERVPNRNEFQAGLIIDLYAEVSDFRGDRQLEINRPQDIRIAPIPQTLPNSAYREEASSDERDEYNEMSIGAISFATIGKKVRVRGTVSELSISPAPRVPTKVVVRDNTGEIEVVYWSEISDALSYENQPVVGQQIEMGGVISEWRGALQLKVTELSQVRKPRARQSQPAQQQPAWGMPDQPQSNTGYPGQ; from the coding sequence GTGGCTAAGAACCTCGATCTGAAGACCAGGGAAGAAGAGGACGTGATGAGAATGCATACACTCCGCGAAAAAAACAGCCCCGGAGCCGGCCACGGCCGGCGCACCCATCGAGGCGGCGCCCACAGCGTCGTCACCCTGTCCAGCATCATCGCCATGGCCTTCATGCTGATCGGAGGAGCCCTCTCCGCTCAGGCGCAGAATCCCCAGGCGGGCACCCAGGCGAATCAAGGCCAGAGCAGTCCTCCGCCAGCGATACAATGGACCTCGCTCTCAGAGACGGAGACGCTTCCTCTGCAAAGCCATGTCTTCATTCGTGCGAAACTGGTCAGCCTGGTACCGCCGGATCCGGGCAGCAAGCAGCCCTATTCCATGTACATCAGCGACAATACCGGCACCCAGCGCGCCGTCATCTGGCAGAATATCTGGGAACGCGTTCCGAACAGAAACGAGTTTCAGGCGGGCCTGATCATCGATCTTTATGCAGAAGTCTCGGATTTCCGTGGCGACCGCCAATTGGAAATCAACCGCCCGCAGGACATCCGCATCGCGCCAATTCCACAGACGCTTCCAAACTCCGCATACCGAGAGGAAGCGAGTTCCGACGAGCGCGACGAGTATAACGAAATGAGCATAGGCGCGATCTCGTTCGCAACGATCGGCAAGAAGGTTCGCGTCCGTGGCACCGTCAGTGAACTCTCCATCTCCCCCGCCCCCCGAGTTCCAACAAAAGTTGTCGTTCGGGACAATACGGGCGAGATTGAAGTGGTGTACTGGAGCGAAATCTCCGACGCGCTGTCCTACGAAAACCAACCCGTCGTTGGTCAGCAGATCGAGATGGGCGGCGTCATCAGCGAATGGCGCGGTGCACTGCAACTGAAGGTCACCGAACTCAGCCAGGTTCGCAAGCCGCGCGCGCGGCAAAGCCAGCCGGCACAACAGCAACCGGCCTGGGGAATGCCGGATCAACCGCAGTCGAACACCGGATACCCAGGACAATGA